A genomic window from Parvularcula sp. LCG005 includes:
- a CDS encoding NUDIX domain-containing protein, which produces MTIKDRFRLLSEDILAEVHYTYKQVSFEWQRQDGSWQKQDREVLDRGHGAAILPYDPARSTVLLIRQFRYPAFEAGYDGLLIEAAAGLLDDADPETRIRLEAEEELGYSLHDVQRVFTSFMSPGSVTEQIHFFISRYDPSMKTSAGGGKADEGEDIDVLEMSIEDAMDMVRNGQICDAKTIMLLQHAALTIFA; this is translated from the coding sequence GAGGTGCACTACACCTACAAGCAGGTGAGTTTTGAATGGCAGCGGCAGGACGGTAGCTGGCAGAAACAGGATCGTGAGGTCCTGGACCGTGGCCATGGCGCGGCCATCCTTCCCTATGATCCGGCGCGTAGCACCGTCCTTCTGATCCGCCAGTTTCGTTATCCCGCCTTTGAAGCGGGCTATGATGGCCTGTTGATCGAGGCAGCCGCGGGATTGCTGGATGATGCTGATCCTGAAACCCGCATCCGCCTCGAAGCCGAAGAGGAGCTGGGCTATTCGCTTCACGACGTGCAGCGGGTCTTCACCAGCTTCATGAGCCCGGGCAGCGTCACCGAGCAAATCCACTTCTTCATTTCACGGTATGACCCGAGCATGAAAACCTCAGCCGGTGGCGGTAAAGCCGATGAAGGGGAGGACATTGATGTGCTGGAGATGAGCATTGAGGATGCCATGGACATGGTCCGCAATGGTCAGATCTGTGACGCCAAGACGATCATGCTGCTGCAGCATGCCGCACTGACCATCTTTGCGTAG
- a CDS encoding c-type cytochrome has translation MKLTVHIVGAVIAAIAAFVSAVYLISERKLTQYPQPTEFTADIPSDLKTIEQGRHVARIRGCFGCHGQKLEGRTFTDQWSWVERAVAPNLAAYARDHDVATLERAIRHGIGADDRAFWSMPSYNFVHLSDDDLIAMIAYLRSVPVEASDLPDPILGWKARWLLAVEGEKSLAMWATDVPPLKHQMHENAAIRRGEYLAMTTCNECHGLDLRGKSGDPATPDLAIVASYPEDDFRQLLTTGVGMGGRDNLGLMSLVAPDRFPDLTA, from the coding sequence ATGAAACTCACTGTCCATATCGTCGGCGCGGTCATAGCCGCGATCGCCGCTTTTGTATCTGCAGTCTATTTGATCAGTGAGCGGAAGCTCACCCAATATCCACAGCCGACGGAGTTTACCGCCGATATTCCATCCGACCTGAAAACCATCGAACAGGGGCGGCATGTGGCGCGGATACGAGGGTGTTTCGGCTGCCACGGGCAGAAGCTTGAAGGCCGGACGTTCACAGATCAATGGTCATGGGTCGAACGTGCTGTGGCGCCCAATCTCGCTGCGTATGCGAGGGATCACGATGTGGCGACGCTTGAACGGGCGATTCGTCATGGTATCGGCGCTGACGACCGGGCTTTCTGGTCCATGCCGTCCTATAATTTCGTGCACCTGAGTGATGACGACCTTATCGCCATGATCGCCTATCTCCGGTCGGTGCCGGTCGAAGCGAGCGATCTGCCGGATCCTATTCTGGGCTGGAAGGCGCGATGGCTGCTTGCCGTTGAAGGCGAGAAAAGCCTCGCCATGTGGGCCACTGACGTGCCACCCCTCAAGCATCAGATGCACGAAAACGCGGCGATCCGTCGGGGTGAGTATCTGGCGATGACGACCTGCAATGAATGCCACGGGCTTGATCTGCGTGGGAAGTCGGGCGACCCGGCGACACCCGATCTGGCCATCGTTGCAAGCTACCCCGAAGACGACTTCAGGCAGCTTCTGACGACCGGTGTAGGAATGGGAGGGCGGGACAATCTGGGGCTGATGAGCCTCGTCGCGCCAGACCGTTTTCCAGACCTTACGGCGTAG
- a CDS encoding GNAT family N-acetyltransferase translates to MSYYIELVPLDPSAHAEAMHLIFGDEASCRYLPSPAFATVTDTEKQLEEWADGPESISWAMADKASGEILGRVTFFINCPGVWEAGIMVVPHATGRGIARQGMALALKTFVPTFRPRRIIADIDPENTPSLALFRSLGFQQDGYLRAQWHTHIGIRDTVLMAWVEGDPAPWLTA, encoded by the coding sequence ATGTCGTATTATATCGAACTGGTTCCATTGGATCCGTCAGCGCACGCTGAGGCCATGCACCTCATTTTTGGTGATGAGGCCAGTTGTCGTTACCTGCCCAGTCCTGCCTTCGCAACAGTGACGGACACTGAGAAACAGTTGGAAGAGTGGGCCGACGGGCCCGAAAGCATCAGTTGGGCCATGGCTGACAAGGCGTCTGGTGAGATCCTGGGCCGGGTGACGTTCTTTATAAATTGTCCCGGCGTTTGGGAGGCGGGGATCATGGTCGTGCCTCACGCAACGGGGCGCGGCATAGCTCGGCAGGGCATGGCGTTGGCGCTGAAGACCTTCGTACCGACGTTTCGTCCCCGCCGGATCATTGCCGATATCGATCCGGAGAATACGCCATCGCTGGCACTCTTCAGGTCGCTTGGTTTCCAGCAGGACGGCTATCTGCGCGCCCAGTGGCATACGCATATCGGGATCAGAGATACCGTACTGATGGCCTGGGTCGAAGGAGATCCTGCGCCATGGCTGACTGCATAA
- a CDS encoding metalloregulator ArsR/SmtB family transcription factor, with amino-acid sequence MDAHLVANRFGALAQTTRLNILRQLAAAGPDGLPAGELANLTKVPASTLSFHLKELTRNGLITSERQGRLIVYRADIPSLRGLARMLEDDFSEVNVDLTQTSGRPSPR; translated from the coding sequence ATGGATGCTCACCTTGTTGCTAACCGTTTCGGCGCACTGGCTCAGACCACTCGCCTCAATATCCTGCGCCAGTTGGCGGCAGCAGGTCCTGATGGTCTGCCTGCAGGAGAGCTGGCCAACCTGACGAAGGTCCCGGCCTCGACCTTGTCATTCCACCTGAAAGAACTCACGCGGAACGGTTTGATTACATCGGAGCGGCAAGGTCGTCTCATTGTCTATCGCGCTGACATTCCAAGCCTGCGCGGTCTGGCCCGTATGCTTGAAGATGACTTCAGCGAGGTGAATGTGGATTTGACGCAGACATCAGGTCGTCCCTCCCCTAGATAG
- a CDS encoding arsenate reductase ArsC — translation MTNVLFLCTGNSARSIMAESYLNHIGGDWAGYSAGSNPTGTPHPMALQTLAAHGVTPQDGDGASPRSKSWNDFSRPPAPVMDVVITVCDNAAAEVCPIWPTRPETPPPRKLHWSFPDPAAAEGSEEDRLATFSQVFANIRSKIDELTG, via the coding sequence ATGACCAATGTTCTTTTTCTGTGTACCGGCAATTCGGCCCGGTCGATAATGGCCGAAAGCTATCTGAACCATATTGGCGGCGACTGGGCCGGATACTCTGCGGGATCAAATCCGACGGGTACGCCCCATCCAATGGCCCTGCAGACACTGGCAGCTCACGGCGTCACACCCCAGGATGGCGACGGCGCCTCGCCCCGGTCGAAAAGCTGGAACGATTTCTCTCGTCCGCCCGCGCCGGTGATGGATGTGGTCATCACCGTCTGTGATAACGCCGCCGCCGAAGTCTGCCCGATCTGGCCGACGCGCCCTGAAACACCGCCGCCCCGGAAACTGCACTGGTCATTCCCGGACCCCGCAGCGGCCGAAGGCAGCGAGGAAGATCGGCTTGCAACCTTTTCGCAGGTCTTTGCGAACATCCGTTCAAAGATAGACGAACTGACAGGTTGA
- a CDS encoding MIP/aquaporin family protein, with translation MPYAKKWVAECLGTALLLAIVIGSGIMGDVLSTDDAVALLGNTLATGAGLVVLIWMFGPISGAHFNPAVTLSFLLQRQIGPAAATGFILAQIIGAFLGVWLAHGMFDLEIMQVSIKAREGIGQVLGESVATFALVLTILLTVRQRPEAVAVAVGLVIVAGYWFTSSTSFANPAVTLARSLSDTFAGIAPSSIPGFLLGQGIGMLAATGIAGWLVPAARPQTA, from the coding sequence ATGCCCTATGCGAAGAAATGGGTTGCCGAATGTCTCGGCACGGCGCTGCTGCTCGCCATCGTCATCGGGTCGGGGATCATGGGAGATGTTCTGTCGACGGATGATGCCGTGGCCCTGCTTGGCAATACGCTGGCGACGGGTGCGGGTCTTGTCGTCCTGATCTGGATGTTTGGGCCTATTTCCGGAGCCCATTTCAATCCAGCCGTGACCTTGAGCTTCCTGCTTCAACGACAGATTGGCCCGGCCGCTGCCACAGGCTTCATTCTTGCACAGATTATCGGCGCCTTCCTCGGCGTCTGGCTGGCCCATGGCATGTTCGATCTCGAGATCATGCAGGTCAGCATCAAGGCGCGCGAGGGCATCGGGCAGGTGCTGGGCGAAAGCGTTGCGACCTTTGCTCTTGTACTCACCATCCTGCTGACCGTGCGGCAGCGGCCAGAAGCTGTCGCCGTGGCGGTGGGGCTCGTCATCGTGGCAGGCTACTGGTTCACCTCGTCGACCAGCTTTGCAAACCCGGCGGTCACGCTAGCCCGATCGCTCAGCGACACATTCGCGGGGATCGCGCCATCATCCATCCCTGGATTCCTGTTGGGACAGGGCATCGGCATGCTGGCGGCGACGGGCATCGCCGGGTGGCTGGTGCCTGCAGCAAGGCCTCAGACGGCGTAG
- a CDS encoding threonine/serine dehydratase — translation MQKTASVTIDDIHAAADRLRPHLTPTPLLRSPLLDLRCRGEVFLKAECLQQTGSFKIRGALNRVLQLTEREKAAGVVAYSSGNHAQGVALAARMAGVEATIVMPEDAPQVKRDRTRRLGAEIVTYDRLNESREEIAGRLAAEKGAVLIPPFDDPHVIAGQGTVGLEIAETTQRLGVELDQILVCCSGGGLAAGIGMAMAAEHPGARLFTVEPKGFDDVRRSLVSGGRLANPPGGTSVCDALLVSTSGQITFPLLKSLKAEGLAVSDQEAMAAIRFAAEELKVILEPGGAVALAAILYGHVATKGLRTAVVLSGGNVDRAVFDRAMRYAV, via the coding sequence ATGCAAAAGACGGCGAGTGTCACGATTGATGATATCCATGCGGCGGCCGACCGGCTGCGGCCGCATCTGACACCGACGCCGCTCTTGCGCTCCCCCCTGCTGGATCTGCGCTGTCGCGGTGAGGTTTTCCTGAAAGCAGAGTGCCTGCAGCAGACCGGATCGTTCAAGATTCGCGGTGCGCTGAACCGCGTTCTGCAACTGACCGAGCGGGAAAAAGCCGCAGGGGTCGTTGCTTATTCATCGGGCAATCATGCTCAGGGCGTGGCGCTGGCGGCCCGTATGGCTGGGGTCGAGGCGACCATTGTGATGCCGGAAGATGCCCCCCAGGTGAAACGCGATCGTACCCGCAGGCTCGGTGCCGAGATCGTGACCTATGACCGGCTTAATGAAAGCCGGGAGGAGATTGCCGGCCGGCTGGCCGCAGAGAAGGGCGCTGTTCTCATCCCCCCGTTCGACGATCCGCACGTCATTGCCGGACAGGGAACGGTGGGCCTTGAGATTGCCGAGACAACGCAACGCCTGGGTGTCGAACTCGACCAGATCCTTGTGTGCTGTTCCGGCGGTGGGCTTGCGGCGGGTATCGGCATGGCGATGGCGGCTGAGCACCCCGGGGCGCGCCTGTTCACGGTCGAACCCAAAGGCTTTGACGATGTCCGGCGCTCTCTGGTGTCAGGCGGCCGTCTGGCCAACCCGCCGGGCGGTACCTCCGTCTGCGACGCCCTGCTGGTCTCGACATCAGGGCAGATCACCTTTCCCCTCCTCAAGTCGCTCAAGGCAGAGGGGCTGGCCGTCTCCGACCAGGAAGCGATGGCCGCCATCCGCTTTGCCGCTGAAGAGCTGAAAGTCATATTGGAGCCGGGGGGCGCAGTGGCGCTGGCCGCCATCCTCTATGGCCATGTGGCTACCAAGGGCCTGCGGACGGCCGTGGTCCTGTCGGGCGGCAATGTAGACCGCGCCGTCTTTGACCGGGCCATGCGCTACGCCGTCTGA